The sequence below is a genomic window from Topomyia yanbarensis strain Yona2022 unplaced genomic scaffold, ASM3024719v1 HiC_scaffold_13, whole genome shotgun sequence.
AGGGATTTGatttgaaacgaaaaagttGCTTGAATGCAAAGAATAGAGATTttcctaaagagatttctctaacccgacaaagaggcgaatgaccctaaggttaaaacctctataatcaaaataaaaaaaaacagcatGTTGGATAAATTCGTAAAACGGGTGGTTCGATTTGGCACGGTATGCAGAGGAAAAAAAGACAACGAAAAGTACAGTTATACAATTCGTGCTTTTCATGAAATGTCGTTGTGTTGGTGTAAGAAGGCGAGACCGAAAAGTTGAATGAGTGAATCCATACACATACAGataggcccgatgagagggggaggcagccagggcaattgcaaAAAAGATGAGCAAAAAATAGCAATagtcatttctttgtaatcgtACGCCTTTTTAAATTGTTAGATGATGAAagcgtaaaaaaattaaaactttatttgatagttgacatttgttaaaccacACGTTCTTAcgggagttgtctactttgtgtacaagtttaaaacacgagttttattgcttgaatcgacggaatacactacaaaatattgagaagccatttcaaagtattttcgaagaaagcactagagcgtcaaacagaaatgcgagccaacggacaaacgcatccgtcctcttctacgttcgcttcaTTACTAGTGatgccggttgttggcttggagtcactgggcgtgattgttgttgagtgaatatttgttcctatcAGACCCATAGGTATTTGTTTTGTAGCcatttgtggtttagcataagataacggtgtgctgtttacggttatagtaggTGGGCTTTTCTTATCtgcttttgcacaaagttttccgtggtgcagtgtctttttgtagaattcgcgcataagaatctaccatggttgcataaccagtattgtctgatgaaacgtcccattttcggttgatccgcataaaataattacgtatgaaaaagttggtttgtacggaagcattctcaccacaagaacaacgTTAGGGACACCCGGGAAAATGCGAAGTTGCAGCTCTTATGGAAGCCgcttctccgtatcttgacataaataTGTTAATCACGACGTCACGCGTGTGTAGATAATTCGTTTAAGCACATCTCTCTAGAGCCCTTGCCTATATATACGGGGATGATGTTAACGTGGCAGCTTCCGTTGGTATACTGTTCCGCGAAACAAACGATGTTTGATATGGTGCAAATGCAGGGCTTTAACTTCTCCCCGATTGAACACAATCTGCATATTTAGTAATTGTGTTACTTCCCGAGTAGCTggtcttacaggacatttccaaaaatcaatagcaacataattcgtctgcagtcgtttttgccgtgtatctatagcggaacgatttttagtttctactatgggtgagatgagaaggtagacctACCTTAACCTTAATCACCGGTTATAAAAAGGATAAttgttgtatttttatagcaagctcaaggaatttttcttctaaaagtgCTCAATGTTGAGATAGAGCGGTGATTTTGGGCCTCGCCAAAGATGCGTGTGATATCTATAAGAACCTAATTATAAAGTGTGAAATAGAGAAATCAAATCTGTTCAGTTCATCCAATAGCAGCAGTACTCGGTAACCCGTTGTACTTGCAGTTGTTTGATTTGAGTTTTATTATTGCGTTTTGTGTCTATATTGTTGTCGGGTCCTACATATTCTCACAGCATATCAAAACCGGCTACTGCGTTAGACATATCACATTGTTTATTAATTAAACCTGCATAAAATCTATTATTAGAAATAATTTTATTGGATTCAATATGAGATAAGCttatgtaaattgaaaatccttTTGATTTAATACTTTTAAATGAGAATTTCGAACTGATTCTTCTACCTTCtcattttgcttacaacaaaagctaGAAACTGCCCCATTGCAaccagcaaataaatcaatccgtgtgtcgctttgtctgcacagtagaagcCAAATATCGTGTTCCAACCCAATATGTCGAAAAATATGAGTGACGACTACAAGCAGAAAGTGGCCTATTGTGGGcaaactgtattcctgtttatTTTTAGAGACGGTCAAGTACAAAGGGAGCTAAAGATGTTCAATGCTTACACCCTACAATTTCCCCATGCTAGACATAGcgtactgattatgttccagcttcaatgcacctaaaatgtaaagcattaaatctagcactatatcgacatacagaacatagacatcgtgctaaaaagcttttgaagataaatgCTATGAAGCTTTTATAGAAAACTCAAAGTGCAAATATAGAATCTTCTTATACTGCTTTGAGACACcgaacaataacaaatatacgtatgcgtcacctaaactcgtatgccttcatgtaataaatgatgatgcaataaacttaaaatcaaaatgcaaattctgcatgatttttcgaaaaaatgcaattgcaaatataatccacgattgcgtaatttcaaccaaacaTCTAGGTAGAGTTAGCATTAAACCAAGCATACATGCAAATCTTTTTACAGCTCAGTGATCAAACGCGTATACGCGTCTCAATGACGATGTTTTCGACTGCGGATCGAATCCCATTTCTATAGGCACTAAATCGTCAATTTGAACAGTCGGCATGTCAAACGAAAGAAGCGAGGAAGGGGGGTGGGTACGTTATCgaaagataatttttttcatttactgTGTCTATGAAGAAGGAAGAATAAAAAAGAGTTACTTTTAAAAAACACGtctctatttttttttcaatttgtttatttgataaggcacgtatgcgttagcttaaaggtgccattttttcattgttttacattttgaatttcttaaaactaggaggttacacatttcaatattattttgttttatataatgaaactaaaaaaaaactttacagctaacttctacatataaaagagggtataatataatattcgtaagatatgggggacgggtcattttgtgtgttctttgtatagtaattcactttatgatttttagaagggagattgtaggagaaattaattattaactaagcggaacattttacaagcttattaactagaaataactagaaagagtggttcaagattaaggggaattaattagggctatttcaaagtagtggtactgttgggcatttcttaacgagattaaatattgatcaactaaaactagaagataggggggcacataagttttgggaatatattcaaggggagaagggggtgaagtcatacatctgtgtatcagagacatgggagggagggtggacaaggctgaagggggggggggggggggggtgagatataaactttcagtttccggcatcaggaattaacggccaggattacagattcgaacggattgatcaactaacactagaagataggggggcacataagttttgggaagatattcaaggggagaaagggtgaagtcatacatctgtgtatcagagacatgggagagagagtggacaaggctgaacgggggggggggggatataaactttcagttacCGGcatcaacgaccaggattacagattcgaacggatgtatcaagtattgggacgccgggcggttttcatcgagccggcaggggttcctccagacgatttcgtagtacggctcagatacggatcgggaacacaccgcgctgcgtgtgtgatgttgtactgtagatctcgtgttgttggttcattcgacagatgttttgtctcgtcttggagtcgtatcaaaccatcgttggggtacggtaggcggaagagggcacttctgggaatgataagaggaaagataggggcatttaaatttggatattgatggttttgagaaacgtgtatataaggacatgtagagaatatcgcggcttgctagtacatctcgaaccgggacattgggtgatcttcctcgggcacgaagggaatcgaatagttgagatctggcagaacagtactcggcgcatgcccagacaacatgttcgatttcgtggtAACCGTtgtcacaagcgcagataccgctatccacgagcccaatacgccggagatgtgcgtctagcgtgtagtgattggacatgagccgagacatcacgcgaatgaaatcccgacccacatccatccctctgaaccaaggtttcgtcgataccttagggattatcgaatgtagccaccttcccagttcaccattgctccatgaagttaaACACATCTCGATGTTAACATTGCTGACAACCATTAAGGTGCTTCTGAACtagctctattctggcacaCTATTTTGCTTTTTCCGACACCAAGTGCGCtttaatgatctctattgagCTTGAAACCGTAAAGAATATGTTTTGTATGCGAATATAGAACGTATCCGAAGCCATTAAATAGTGGTTCGTGGTCTCTTGGGTATATTCCGTACCCCTAGCctaaccacttccccaatccttcccatcagggaaatcatGAAAGACGATTCattgcaaggcacaaatctccgatcaacattgGGAACGTACCATTTGAGTTAGACGCCACTGATTCCTGAGTATCCgctaattgaaaaactcgtagctatggcAGTTTTACCCAatttggataccacggaataagaagttttcgaaattcacctgtctggcacgctatctgtggatgtggcaatatgagtcaaccggagactaatcgaaaccacggactcacgagtttcccatGGCTGAAGAGGTACTATCTCATACTGAACTAGAGGGCTTATGTTTAAtagggcccggcagtaatacaagccttggggcccgacgcggctcttgACGGCCCTGCATACAGATAGTCAGGTTGGGTATGATGAAAATTTGCCGGCATTAAAATTTCTGACAGATCCattacaaccacagatgcaaagtCAAACCAAAGGAGTTTGGTTTGTTTGCTTCACGAAATACCAAACCTCAACCGGTTTTTGCagtgcatttttttattttattttcctcacgaaataattcggcaCCGTTTCTTTTTTAACGGGAGTAGAAAGGtcaatagtttatttacattttgtTGCCAGAAATTATTGAACAAttggaatatttgaatattattggattttttttcgaaaactatATTTGATTTTGTATTAAAAACAAATCATTAAAGTGAGATTGGTGTATTGTTTGGATTATTTATAGATATGATACGGTCACTAGGACTTCAGCTGCAGGCATTCGATTACGGGGCTCACACCGATGATGTTGGCATTGAATGGCGAAAATGGTTGAGATCATTTGAAACGATGATCCGTGCAAGCCGGGTCGATGACAAGGACTGGAAAAAGGATTTGTTACAGAATTATGCTGGTCCAAGTGTTCAGCAACTTTTTGATACGCTACCGGAATTGGCTGGAGTTGAAATGCGTGGGCCGTTGATAAACGTCGATCATTATATGCCAAATATGACTAGTTACGATGAAGCCAGAGCCAGGCTGAATGAGTTCCTTGTACCAAAAGGAAACCCCACATATGAACGTCATTTAATGCGTCAAATGAAACCAAGTTCCAACGAAAGTATTGATGCTTTTACCATTAGATTGCGTGTTGTTCAAGCAGAGCGGTGTGGATTTGCAGACCGGGTGGAGGAAAATATTAAAGACCAAATCATCCAAAACAGCCAATCAGCTACGCTACGCCGTGATTTACTGAAACGTGGTGAGGCAAGTCTGGAGGAAGTATTAAGCGTTGCAAAGATTTTTGAAACGGTCGCTCAGCAAGAGAAATCATTTGTTAAGGATGAACATTTAAAACCACACGTCAGTGATGTTCACAAAATCGATGTTAAACCTACTTTCGGCAGGCGTAATCGGTTCGTTGGAACTATTCGGTTCGAATGCCATCGTTGTGGATACAATGGGCATATGGCCAGAGATGAAAACTGTCCTGCTAGAGGCAAATCGTGTAACAAATGCGGCAGAATGGCCCATTTTGCAAAAAAGTGTCGCAAGCGCAAGCAACCAGTCAGACAGGAAGGTAACCGATTGTTAGAAAACCAGCGTATTAGCAGCTTTTCCAAGCAAGATTCTACTTCAGATCATTCCAACACAGTGAAACATATTGTTGACGAGAAACCCGAATACATTTTCAATGTGACTACGAACATGcacaaaaatatccataaataaaaaacttatggcaTTAATTCGAATATTGTggtgaatttcataagactgttctacgaaaattaTTACTTCTACTAAGTTTTCTGCttataaatgtcagcaattttcataaatgggcacctatggcgttcattcggacatttaaatttaataagactgtcttatgaaaataataagagatggatttgggaaatttcccctccaaatcataagagacttacaaaatccatttaaaatccgtatgtctgaaagtcataagacatttttatggaaatgcaatgtaaattttgctcggtgtacacccgcaaatccaagtaatggtgaacgtatttgaatatgtattatatcattcggacatcataggttaccagtttatatgggaaattgctgtgtgacctcactcttcaacccgtaactccggaaccggaagtccgatcaactaaaaattcaaaagcgtcttatgggagcgttataccgttcatttgaaactgagcttgtgcaaatcggttcaaccatctctgagaaaattgagtgacacacatacatacacacagacattttgcgatcacatacatgcacacatacatacacacagacattttgcgatctcgacgaactaaatcgaatgggataggactctcggccctccgggcctgtgttgaaatatcaatttttggagtgattgcaaagccttttttatatgagaaaggcaaaaaatagttatattcAACATATGTCATTTTTACTCgctataatttttttccaaGTAGATTAAAGTTAAGTTAACGAAACTGTAAGGAGTActcaaagaaacaaatatttatcagttttttttctattataaAGTATTCGGtcgctttttacatttcttacaaaagaaatgtataggattcgctcaaactttgaaaacatcttccgaggcccggaaggccgagtctcatataccaatcgacccaactcgacaaattgagacaatgtatgtatgtgtgtgtatgtatgtgtatgtgtgtatgtttgtatgtacaaaatgtcatgtaattatctcggcaatggctgaaccgatcttaatgaaattagtttcagatgaaaggcctaacgttgccatttgacaccattatttttgattttcgatatgttgtttactttctgagatatgggcgattttgtcaaaacactgcaggttttttgcaaataactttcgaacactACAATAACAGcatactgcacataaatagaaagcttgtagaAATagctttctaacaagctatagattgcctaaatccgtgcacgagcggcggagatattaaacattttgtatttttagtcctcgcttaccaatttccattacctaaaaatgagattgtttcatacagagtattgctttactggtgtctTAGGGGAAAAACTAAACCGATATTGAATATcgaggtatgaaaacacatctacgtgattcaaggaattcgatgttgagaacattttgtgaattacctttgtaataaattaactatttctcaaaaatcaatatataagttcacttcaaagacaaaataatgtgttgataaagaaacagtgagttctagtatttcgtcgctgttgtgctatcttatgacaaacgccattttggggtaaactgagttagatatgccacattacttgtttgaaaaatctctacaaagtggcgttttcagaatttataAATTCTACTtagttacttagatatagctagaaacatgatgagaaattgcgagttttttgcttcaaatcacatatctagggattggctcaagttatattgaagttttaaacggttttatgtgtgaaaatgtctgaggaacacaatggcataaacattttcgaaaaaaaattatacgagttgtgagaaaaacacagttttagttttgaactggaaataaaagatatttggcaacactgtaatcaagaataacatttttttctagattccccgactcatttcctttaaaatgcatttcaccgaatgtttatagaccatatgaacccaaaaatatgaataaaagttaaaaagtgatgatttttttctatgcaaaatttcCCATGCatgattatgacacgtcatacaaattttgttatcaatacacgcctatgacacgtctgggtgcgacttttgtttacattcatagtaaaaactcgcaagatagtcaaccgatcttcgtaatatttgagagattaatgcagaatagatagaagcatcaattgtcttcttcggattgtttataccatttataagtttcaagatattcaatctcaaactttaaaaatcgtttttctcgaaatgtgctaaatggcgcttgtcgtaaaatagcacaacagcgacaatTTATGGTatatggtatatcaatacacagatcaacaagtaactcacctagtagtgagataaaagatttctcatataattattctcgtggcgtcaccgagagcaactgtatgtttgaagcccaaaaatctagcgaaaatttagctcttttgcaagatttaggttatactggttatggcacaaaaattactacttacattatttatgataagaatgtaagaaatcaatatatcataataatatacctataaaacaatgtcactgcattaaccatcatttgccattcctcacacgcccccccccccccatctctctctctctcgctctttctctctctgtctctcttttatcgcatctatctagctatttctgtatccatttctaagttgtgtgataagatcttctgccaatctgaaatatttattagttgtaattgcgaaggtttgagaaaacaaaactatttttgtctgctgctacatcaactcaactttaattcaattgtattcaaagcctgtatctacactataattaaggaaattcatggctatatcagaaaaatatttggcttaactgggtaatatgaaagtttgacgatgaaaagtttcaaaagagacattccacgagcgatatttaaactattcgtatctctattgaattttgaatgaaatatatgctcgaagactgaaagctgaagtcagcaggattggacttgccatcaacgtttcgaagacaaaatacatgagaggaagaggttctagagacgacaatgtgaacctcccacccgagttcggattgacggtgacgaaatcgagatggtcgacgaattcatgtatttgggctcactggtaaccgacgacaatgataacagcagagaaattcagagacggatcttagcgggaaaccgtgcctattttggactccagaggacgctccggtcgaacaaacttcgccgccgcacgaaattGATTGATCGAtaattagatcggtggtcctctacggccacgagacctggactatgctcgtggaggaccaacgcgcccttggagttttcgaacgtaaggtgttgcgtaccatctatggtggcgtgcagatggaataCGGAACGTTGCggaggcgaatgaaccatgagttgtatcagctgcacattcgttgtattggtacgaactttcatgaaaaataacggatcaaagaccaaaaatatccacaaattagatccaggaaaagaagtctcccaaagtacccactctcgatgggggatgcaactacaatgtgtcttctaacttatcgtcgtccatatctggatatactgagtagtttgaaccatttctttttcacagtattggtctgtataggacttatttatccatatttcctgcacgagagttccgaacgaaacaataagatgaatggaaagagactgcattgcaatcaacttgcacggcttttatgctatcgacatagcctagacatttcacactatttacttcaatgcaaattaaaactttgaaatatccacctgtctcattcacgaatcgcgttctccctgtcgttctctgttcaagcggcttgaaagcacatgtgaccttgtctcactttactatattcaattacgcgttaaaatactggaccagtaaattctattctgtacataaatcatacgggaatatgtgaccaaaaagtaaacttcgaattctaaagcaaattgaacgttccaggttactgataactaattaaggtccaacaataaagtagaaacaccagataatcttaaaacaacgccatcaagtaaagaagcatgaaaacaaaaagaataaaaccaaaaaaagatggaagccctagaaagtccattgcatatttattagccttttctcagaagatgggattttcaaaaacatttcaaaactttctgatgcaatggttctcaaattcgtacaatccggtttattcattttctttatccaaaaatgtttttagcttcaaatatatgaccatttcattttaattaattatttcattccgcatctttttattcgttatgttcatctgcgttcattttacttattttattcgtttcattctttggattcactctgatcagtttattctttttgtgcattttactcatatcattcatttaacatattttattcattgttttcattgtatgcattttattcatttttttccagtatattcattttgctcagtttcttcattttaataatctgactactttctcagttttaatcatttcatccacataatttatttgattcaatttatttctttatattaatttataaccttttaccattgttcaattttttattttaatcaatgcatttaattctggtcattttcttctttttattcattttatcacttcagctcattatgtttatttgattcgtttgttttatttatacatttcatttatttttcactttattcattttgttcatccattctttttattcatttgatccatttctttaatttgattcattgtattcactcgatgaattgaatcaatttgattcatttgattaatttgattcatgcgattcatgtgattcaagtgactcatttgattcatatgattcatttgattcatttgattcatttgattcatttgattcatttgattcatttgattcatttgattcatttggttcatttgattctaTTGATTCTATTGATtctattgattcatttgattcatttgattcatttgattcatttgattcatttgattcatttgatgcatttgattcatttgattcatttgattcatttgattcatttgattcatttgattcatttgattaatttgattcatttgattcatttgattcatttgattcatttgattcatttgattcatttgattcatttgattcatttgattcatttgattcatttgattcatttgattcatttgattcatttgattcatttgattcatttgattcatttgattcatttgattcatttgattcatttgattcatttgattcatttgattcatttgattcatttgattcatttgattcatttgattcatttgattcatttgattcatttgattcatttgattcatttgattcatttgattcatttgattcatttgattcatttgattcatttgattcatttgattcatttaattaatttgattcatttgattcatttaatttatttgattcattggattcatttgattcgtgtgattcatttgattcatttgattcctttgattcatttgattcatttaattcatttgattcatttgattaatttgattcatttgattcatttgtttcatttaattcatttgattcatttgattcatatgattcatttgattcattttattcatatctttaattttatgcatttcaagttcagtcattcgttttatttcattcaatttgt
It includes:
- the LOC131694741 gene encoding uncharacterized protein LOC131694741 — protein: MIRSLGLQLQAFDYGAHTDDVGIEWRKWLRSFETMIRASRVDDKDWKKDLLQNYAGPSVQQLFDTLPELAGVEMRGPLINVDHYMPNMTSYDEARARLNEFLVPKGNPTYERHLMRQMKPSSNESIDAFTIRLRVVQAERCGFADRVEENIKDQIIQNSQSATLRRDLLKRGEASLEEVLSVAKIFETVAQQEKSFVKDEHLKPHVSDVHKIDVKPTFGRRNRFVGTIRFECHRCGYNGHMARDENCPARGKSCNKCGRMAHFAKKCRKRKQPVRQEGNRLLENQRISSFSKQDSTSDHSNTVKHIVDEKPEYIFNVTTNMHKNIHK